AGCTAAGGTTGTATGGCTCTACCACCACAAACATGTTTGAGTCCTATTCAAACTATTCAAAAAGGGAATGCTTGAGGCAAAATGAATTTTTCAATGTACATCTATCTTTTCTAGGGAACTTTCAATCTACTCATCAAATATCATGTTGGTACAAAGAACACAACAAGTAACAAAAATTGTATTCATGCCTGTAGGCCACTTAGCAACGAGTACAAGCATTAAAGCAAGCCGAAGCCTCACCACCGTCATCACCCTCCCTCCTTAGAGTCGGATAAACCTTGTTGTAGTAGACAACCGAAAAATCGTTATGCTAAGTCTCCGAAGAAACCAGCGCACCAGAACAACAATCTTCGTTAATGAAGGAAAGCATGGATCGAAATAATCGAATCAATTGACACATCAAGGCAGACGAACAATAACCATATCCACCCGTATCCATTGAAGAAAAGCAACAACCAAATCCCATGAGGTTCatcgaagatatatatatatttttttttttggGGAAAGGAGGTTCACCCAAGATACACCTCTACACGTCTATATATCAACGATGCGAAACGCATCGTCATGACGGAGGCTAGGCggaaagaagtttatttgatcaTCAGAAGGAGCCCCCGCATCGCGTTTCCGGACAGGACACATAACTTAAAGAAACTCAAAATACACTAATCTATCTGCGAGTGATTTATCAAGAAAAGGTTAACCATGAAGCATCGGTACTCTTGCCCGCCGCGATCGTTGAACTGGACCTTATCCAGGAACGGAACGGGAAGTTCTTGGCTTGCACACCGAGAACATTGACCTGCTGGGCGCGACAATTTCACGTACGTACGTGCTCCCCGTCACACCCGCAGGGCGCGTACGTCGCTTTCCTGTCGGCACCAAACCACGACCAGCCGTGAGGGAGATGGCCCGGAATCCCGATCGACCACGCCACAACAGTATCCAGAGCCCCAGATCGACCACGCCACGACGGCAAGTGTCGCTCCATGCCATAGATCCAACATTTTCTGAGGTTTTAGAGTCTGAGCTGAGCTTTGCTAGCACAGCCTCACTGACAGTCAAGCGAACGTTTACGTCCAGCTTCGTCTCATCCGGTGAAAACCTGGCTCCGGCCACCAATTATCATCGTCGTCGCGCATCGGACGGGGGCCCTGCCGTCAGCAAGCGCTAGATCGACGACGGATGGATCCATGTCGCTTTCGCCCAAAATCTCTCGTCGGCAAATCACCGTCGATCACATGGCAGCCCTGCAGTCCTCGCCCTCTACAAATAGCCTGCCGCATCGCGGTCTCGTCCCACACGCTTCCACAGCACACTCTCGCACTCAACCGAGGCTCACACCTCCCGCCTCCGCCGCGACACCGCCACGGGCCATGAAGCTGGAGGTCTCGCCGAGGCAGAGGACCCAGCAAGCGGAGCAGGGCGAGGGCGTCGCCGTCGAGCCATGGAAGCGCCCGAGGCAGCTCTGCGCTAGCCTGGGCTACGGGGAGGAGGCGGAGGTGTCGCAGCTCCAGCTGGTGCCACCGCTCAACTTCGGCATGGTCGACGACGGCGTCTTCCGGTCGGGGTTCCCCGACGCGGCCAACTTCCGGTTCCTCGCGTCCCTCAACCTGCGCTCTGTCGTGTGAGTCCATCCCTTCCCTACCATGCTGAAACGAAACCTTTGGCCATGCGCCCAGAGTTCTCTCTTCTTAAGCGCCATGCTTCAGGTACCTGTGCCCGGAGCCGTACCCGGAGCAGAGCGCGCGGTTCCTGGGGCGCAGCGGGATCAAGCTCCACCACTTCGGAATCCAGGGCCGCAAGGTACGCACGTAGACCAACAGTTCAGCCTCTGATTCGTGCGTTTCCGAGGACAGCGAAACCATATCTGCACCCAACTGCATTTTGATGCGCTCTGCATATAAGTGTGGCAGTAGTAAATAATCTTTGGTTAAGAGTAGCCGTGGGCTGTGCCGCTGTGGTGTGGATGAATATGTTACTTACTTTCGGCAGCACTTGCCTTTTCTAGACTTCTAGTACTAGTATAGTAATATATACTTACTATTTGCTTGGGCAACTCTTACTGGCTCTCTGCAAGGTCCATTTACCCGTCTCTTTCATGAGAAACAGTATATATATCTGATCACTTTCACTTTCATGTTTACCATTAGAGACAGTATATGATCAACCAGCTCGCCTTTTTACCTGCCATGCCATGCTACTCTCTGCGTTGGAAAACAACTTGCCTATCAACAGCTCTAGTTTTTATCTGGTATCCACTGCAACGGTGACTCGACGAGAACATATTCCGCTGTCGGCTCTGTGCTCATCCAAGCTATTGACCTGCTAGTTAGTGGGGACGCGAAAGGCCGTCGACGCTGGCAAGTTGGCGTTCGGTCACAGCTTATTCTGTCGGCGATTAACAATGCATCCTATGGTCGAGCCGACTAACTTTAGTTCAGAATCATCCATGTGTTGTGCGCTGCAATTGCAAACTCCCTTTTGAAAACCTATTTTTGTGTGCCAACAAATAACTGAAACCTATATACCTTGTTGCGAATGCAGGAACCGTTTGTCGACATCCCCGAAGAAATGATCCGCGAGGCCCTCAAAGTCATCCTCGGTACTTATTTCATACATCAttcgcaaaaaagaaaaagaaaaactatttcATACATTTACCTACAAACATCTTCACTGACTGAAGGCCGCAAAATCACGCATAACCACTCGAAACCCCTCATCCTCTGACTAACATTGCTCCCTGTTTCATGGATTCAGACGTGAGAAACCACCCGGTGCTCATCCACTGCAAGAGAGGCAAGGTACGTAGGCCTCCATTGATCATCCATATGTTCTGCACCCTAACACCTCATACAACACTTTCTAACGAAACCATAACCATTGTGCTTCTTTCAGCACCGTACCGGCTGCGTGGTGGGCTGCCTGAGGAAGCTGCAGAAGTGGCGCCTGTCCTCCGTCTTCGACGAGTACCTGCACTTCGCGGCGGCCAAGGCGAGGAAGACCGACCAGAGGTTCATGGAGCTCTTTGACACGTCGAGCTTGGCGCATCTGCTGGCCTCGCAGTGTTGATGCTTTTTTTCCCTTTCTCTTCTACTACCTCTGTCCCGATCATGCCACCATGCGGCTGCGACGACCTGTGTTTTTCCCGCGGTGATTTACAGAGAATAATGTTAGAACAATCATGGGTCGTGTCTATTAttattaaggacagtaaaaccaAACCTATTCCAAGCTCTCTCACGCATCCTTGCTCGTGAGCCGTTGATTTCACGTGTGGGAAGTAGATCACCGTCAAATCAATGTTCAGGTCGCGAACTCGGATGTCTGATGCGCGTCTACTCACGCGTGGGCTACTAACGGGCCGATTGTCCTGGGGGCTGCTACTCCCGAAGCCAGTTTGAAGCCCTCTCATTCGCCTATACGAGTTAACGTCCGATCACGAAACGGTCGTGATACGCTTATGGATGGCCTAACCCCATCCCACCTCCTCGCGACTTGCCTTGTCAATCGAACCTATTCCGAGCTCTCTCACGCATCCTTGCTCGTGAGCCGTTGATTTCACGTGTGGGATGTAGATCACCGTCAAATCAATGTTCAGGTCGCGAACTCGGCTGTCTGATGTGCCTCTACTCACGCGTGGGCTACTAACGGGCCGATTGTCCTGGGGGCTGCTACTCCCGAAGCCAGTTTGAAGCCCTCTCATTCGCCTATACGAGTTAACGTCCGATCACGAAACGGTCGTGATACGCTTATGGATGGCCTAACCCCATCCCACCTCCTCGCGACTTGCCTTGTCTCACTCGTCTCCATCTGAGCGATGGCGCCGCAGCAGCTTCCCAAGCTCCTCGGAGCCTTTCctgatggggacgccattgggCATGCCACTGAGCATCGGATCCCCTTGGAGCCGCAGCCACACTTGCGAGGGTATCAAGTGCGAGAGAAGCAAGCCGATCCAGCGCATGGGGAGCAAAAACCGACGTGAGGGGAGGCGATCGAGGGGATCCAGCGGGACACGCTTCAGCTGATGCGCTTGAGGGAAATGGATCCAGCAGACGAGGGTATCCAGCTGGCGTCAGAGACGGTGGCCAGCTGTTTTGTCCTTATACAATCTTTGCTCTAAAGGTGCAGGCAGCAGGTATGGGCTTCACTCTCAAATCGCTGGCGACGAAGGGTTTTCTCTCAGATCGGTACAACAGGGAGGAACTTTGCTGCAGAGGCCGTCTTGGCAAGGGGAAAGGGTCCGGACCTACATCCCCAGACGGTCGTGATACGCTTATGGATGGCCTAACCCCATCCCACCTCCTCGCGACTTGCCTTGTCTCGCTCGTCTCCATCTGAGCGATGGCGGCGCAGCAGCTTCCCAAGCTCCTCGGAGCCTTCCCTAATGGGGACACCATTGGGCATGCCACTGAGCATCGGATCCCCTTGGAGCCGCAGGCACACTTGCGAGGCTATCGAGCGCGAGAGAAGCAAGCCGATCCAGCGCATGGGGAGCAAAAACCGGCGTGAGGGGAGGCGATCGAGGGGATCCAGCGGGACACGCTTCAGCCGATGCGCTTGAGGGAAATGGATCCCGCAGACGAGGGTATCCAGCTGGCGTGAGAGACGGTGGCCAGCTGTGTTGTCCTTATACAATCTTTGCTCTGAAGGTGCGGGCAGCAGGTATGGGCTTCACTCTCAAATCGCTGGCGACGAAGGGTTTTCTCTCAGATCGGTACAACAGGGAGGAACTTTGCTGCAGAGGCCGTCTTGGCAAGGGGAAAGGGTCCGGACCTACATCCCCATGTCTATGCAAATATCACTTCTCTTTATCTTGGATGTTCTAATCTTCAGATTTGTCTACTTTCCACATACCGAGTAGTATCCCACGACAATCAGGAAGTGGCCACCATCAGTGCCCTTTTACTCACAATTATCCATGTTAATCTATGCATGGATGCTCGTCACTGAACTTTGCTTTTTTTACTGCTTTCTGCCATGAAGTCCTTACTTTTTTTTTGAATGTTGATCTATGCTACAAATCTTTGCATATGTTCTTTTACTCAGTTTATTCATGTTGCAGGATAGCAATCTTTGCATATGTTCTGCCTGAAGGCCAATCGATCAGTatatttttgttggaaatatgccctagaggaaataataaaatggttattaccatatttcgttgttcaagataatcgtctattgttcatgctataattgtattaacaggaaacagtaatacatgtgtgaataaatagatcacaatgtgtccctagcaagcctctagatggctagctcgttagtcaatagatgatcatggtttcctggtcatgggcattagatgtcattgataacgggatcacatcattgggagaatgatgtgatggacaaggcccaatcctaagcatagcgctagatcatattgttcgtatgctaaagcttttctaatgtcaagtgtcttttccttcgaccgtgagattgtgcaactcccggataccgtaggagtgctttgggtgtatcaaacgtcacaacgtaactgggtgactataaaggtgcactacgggtacctctgaaagtgtctgttgggttggtacgaatcgagatcgggatttgtcactccgcatggcggagaggtatctctgggcccactcggtagaacatcatcatgagctcaatgtgactaaggagttagtcacacgatgacgtgctacagaacgagtaaagagacttaccagcaacgagattgaacaaggtataggtataccgatgatcgaatctcgggcaagttctataccgacagacaaagggaattgtatacgggattgattgaatccttgacatcgtggttcatccgatgagatcatcatggagcaagtgggagctaccatgggtatccagacaccgctgatggttattggccagagaggtgtctcggtcatgtctacctgtctctcgaacccgtagggtctacacacttaaggttcgatgacgctagggttatagggaattgttatacgaggttaccgaaagttgttaggagtcccggatgagatcccggacgtcacgaggagctccggaatggtccggaggtaaagattgatatataggatggatggttttggacaccggaaatgtttcgggcgtcaccggtaatgtaccgggaccaccggaaatggtcccgggggtccaccgggaggggccaccagccccaagaggtagcatgggccaaaatagggagggcaaccagcccaaagtgggccggtgcgcctcccacaaggaggcccaaggcgcgggaggtggagagggggggaaccctaggcgctggtgggcctaaggcccacctaggggtgcgccaccccctccccctgccctggccgccgcacctcccatctgggggggatgccgcaccacctaggatgggaaccctaggggtggcacccccctcccctcctcctatatatagtgggggtttgggggctgttttacacacagttttccatctccctcggcgcaaccctgccccccttcttcctcctctcccacggtgcttagcgaagccctgccgggagacctcgtctctccatcgacaccacgccgtcgtgctgccggagatcttccccaacctctccctcctccttgctggatcaaggtgcgggagacgtcaccgggctgcacgtgtgttgaacgcggaggtgcgtggttcggcactagattggaatcacaccgcgatctgaatcgccgcgagtacgactccatcaactgcgttctagcaacgcttccgcttagcgatcttcaaaggtatgaagatgcactcacccctctctcgttgctggtttctccataggaagatctgaatatgcatagaattctttttgaatttatgctatgttacacAACAATTTTCTTCCTGTTCCATCTCTAATTAGTGTTAGTTACTTCTGGCATGGAGATCGTGCACAAGTTAAAGTTCGGCTTAGTGGGCAATGTAAACTAAAAGTTACATGCAAAGATAATTATACACaatctgctaaaaacaacatGCATTCTTATCTAGATTACTGTTCCATCTCAGACAGACATGGTTTCATTCTAATCTGCATTGTGTGAGTATGTAAAAATTTGGATTGCACAATATCCATGTTTGTTTATTGTCTCCACAAGGATTTTTCTATTGTAAAGTAGAAAGGCGAGAGGAGGATGTTGTGCTTAATGTGAATCAGCATCcgtgatttatttattttgtaattTTTTATTTCCCTTGTCATGATTTTTTTAACTCAATCCATTTTGATATTTTCCTCGTTGCAAAACATGACTTCATCTACTCTTTCCTAATTTATGGTATTCACTTTGAATCAATGGAAAACTTAAACTTCTGAAGGATCCTTATCCGCTATTACAAAGGTAAATATCAGCTTCCCTCGATGATTCTTTGTCTGCTACTTGTTGTAACTACTCTGCACATAACTCAATGAACATTTAAGTATGCCGTCAAAAATTAGCTGCTTCTTGTCAGTGCCACTTATGCTCTATCTGTTGTATTAAGATTCAAGATGCACCATATCCTTACTCTAATATTTTTCTCAAAGTCTGCTCTTATCTGGATTTTCACTTATTATTTTATGATTCTACTTTCTTAAAAAAATGCTAATATGTTCCTTTTTATGATGAGACatgttgactaggtttattatatTTGTAGGTATACATAGATAGTTCAGCGTGAGCCTCAGCAATGCAAACTAAACTTCGTATTTATATATTTTATTTGTAGTGGATTGTGTTACAAATAAGTCTCTACAACATGAACCTGATAGCGACAACATATTGTTTGCTCTGCCCCTGCAGCGGCGTCCAAGTGGACTTCTATGGGATGCCACCCGAGGGTGTGGCTTGTAGGCGAGGGAGATGATGGCGGACTTTTGTTCTCCTTCCATTGAACTTTTTTTTCTCCATCGACGACATCAATACCACATACCAGCAATCTGCTCTTTTTCGGAGCTGGACTCTTGGTCAGCATTTTGCTTCCCTATACAGTGTTCCGTTTTGTTCAACCAATTCCTTTTTTCCCTATTTTTTCTTGATGTGTTATCATGGATCTGATTATGGATATGTGTGGGCACCTACAATTACAAAACAGTATGGGTTCATGGTTGTGGAATTGTTCTCATTGGTTTGGAGGAACATGCCTTGATCATGATTTAATCACTGGATTAACTATTAGGATTTGAATCTAATGGGACTACATACTTTTGCATTCAATCTTCTTACATAAGATATTGGCAGAGGCCTCCCTTCTCTGCTACATCATCGGTTGGGGCTCTGCATCTCCTGTCAATGGGTACACGTGGTATCAACCCTTTTGCTCTGCTCCTGTATGTATGACCCAACTCACTCCTTGATATGATAGTTCAATATTTTTCGGATGCTGACTAAACGTCCATGTTCAATTTAGTTGTACAATAGTAGTGCATAGTCGAATTGTATTGCCCTTTGCTTATAGATACGTAACTATAGATCACATTGACCTCTACTTGGAAGCAAGCAATTTTTTTGACTATGAGGTGTAACATTTTGCTTCTATTGCAGAATTTAAAAAATGGTAATTGATCTGTAAGTTAATGTAGAAGTGTTAATATTGTAGGAGTTGTATAAACCGAACCAAAGATTACTTACAACTTATTAAATGGTTTTGCTCAGTGATGTCGTATGTACTATATTGCTTTGCTTTTTTCGTAATCGGGCTCTTTTGTTATATAACAAAAACCTTAAGTTTGCTCTTCTCTTTGCTTTCCATCAAAATAATCCATCATATGCATATTTCTCACGGAGCCTTTCCCCTGCAGATAATGCTTTTCCGTCTCTGCTCTAATTAGACTTGCTGACCCAGGTTGGTGATCATCTTCTGGTGGAACCCTATGATAGTACCCCATCCTTTCTGCAGTGAAATATTATCCGTTGAAGGTGTTGTATTTCGTGCAGGTTACAACTTTTAGCTATGATGGTTTATAATTCTTCTTCCGTGTTGGCAAATAGTTGATGTGTCAAAATGTTTTCTAAGACAATATTGATGTAGATTATCGACTGTTTCATTTACTGTCAAACATATATTCTTTATCTACGGTATATCGATCGGTCCAGCACGGATTGAAATAGGAGCCGGTTCGACAGGAAGCTTTTGAAAACGCGGTGCACCCAGGTAAATAAGGAACAAGATGAATACAGAAGTTAAACGAGCACAGACTTAACTTTATTTTCACAAGCCATGCATTACAAAATTTTCCTATCATCCAACTCAAAAAATACATGGGCGCTACAACGCGCCATCAATGTTCTAGTGAGAGATAAAGGGGATCAATGAGCGATGTACCTCCTTGAATGATAAAAAATATATTCTTCCATGTGTATGACACAGTATCGTTATTCTCGAAAAAACTGATAGAATATCGTTAAATTGTTTTTGTGCGGCCTCATGGCgtttttttgagttttttttttcgAGCTGTGAGTGAGTCTAGCCGGAAAGATGGACGATGGGCCGTATAAAGCCATGAGGCCCAAATGGACATGGGCCTGGTAAGCCAGGTTTTCTTCCCCTAATAAACCCCCCAAATTGCGAGAGAAGATCCCCgagtccgccgccgccgccgccgccgcccacctccCTTCTTCTCCCAAACATTCAACCCTAGTCTCCGGCGATGGCTCCGAAGCGCGCAGCGAAGAAGCCGgcgcccccgccaccgcctccaccTCCGGTTGCTTCCTCTGATGAGGAGAGCGACTCCCGCTCGCGCTCCGAAGAGTCGGACGACGAAGACGCCATCGCCGAGTCCCCTCCCcccgcccccacccccacccccaagaACACGCCTGCGCCCCCGCAggagggcgaggaggaggaggaggaagagtctgacgaggaggaagaggaggaggaggaggagtccgatgAGGAGCCCGCCCACGCGGCCCCCGCCCCCAAGAAGAATCCGCCTCCGCCGCCCCAACAGAGAAAGGGCTCCGACACttccgacgaggaggaggaagatgaggaggagcccACCAAGGCGGCCCCTCGGTCCGCCCCGAAGAAAcagcctccaccgccgccgcaacAGAAGCAGGAATCCGATGCctccgaagaggaagaagaggaaggtgAGTCCgaagaggaggcgccgccgccgaaGCCGATGCTTGCTCTAAAGCAGGCgccagaggaagaagaggaagatgagtccgaagaggaggcgccgccgccgaaGCCGGTGCTTGCTTTAAAGCAGGCGCCAGAGGGCCTGAAGCCCCCGGCGGCGGCCGAGACCAAGAAGCCGGCCGCTTTCAGCCGCATCTGGTCCACCGACGACGAGGTCCGTATCCTCGAGGCCCTCGCCGCCCACCAAAAGCAGCACGGCACCCTGCCGCAGCCGGATGCCCTCGTGGACGCCCTTGCAGGAAAGCTCGACAACCGTGCCTACGGCAGCAAGGAGCTCCAGAGTAAGGTCGCAACCCTGAAGCGTCGGTACCTCGCGCTCAGCAAGAAGGGCGAGGTCCCGAGCAAGGAGCACGACCGCCGGGTACTGGACCTTTCCAAGATCGTCTGGGGCGGCGGCGACATGTTCACCGCGGCAGCTGCCTCTGCGAAGGCGGCTGCGAATGACCACACGCGCAAGGGGTTCGAGGAGATGTGCACGCTGTACCCGTACCTAGCGGACCAGGTGAAGGAGCTGGATGCCGCGAGCCCAGGCATTTTCAAGAGGCAGTTCGGGATGATGGACGACGACAAGGCGCGCTCCATGGACGAGAAGATCAAGAAGCAGAGGGTGGCGCAGATGAAGGTGGAGCTTCGCCGCCACGACCTGGCCAGAGAGGTGACCAAGGCGATCATCGACCTGGTCGACTGACGGGACCCTGGTGAGCTTACGAGGTACAACCTGAAACCGTATCTTTGATCGCCTGAAATTGGTGCGATGGAATGTGGCGATGTGGTGTAGCAAGAAGGTTTCTGAAACCATGAGCTATAATCTGCAGATTTAGGCTCGCTCGATGCATGAGACATATGGTGGGACTGCATATTGTGCCTGGCGTTGTAAGAATGT
This genomic stretch from Hordeum vulgare subsp. vulgare chromosome 6H, MorexV3_pseudomolecules_assembly, whole genome shotgun sequence harbors:
- the LOC123402315 gene encoding probable tyrosine-protein phosphatase DSP2 — encoded protein: MAALQSSPSTNSLPHRGLVPHASTAHSRTQPRLTPPASAATPPRAMKLEVSPRQRTQQAEQGEGVAVEPWKRPRQLCASLGYGEEAEVSQLQLVPPLNFGMVDDGVFRSGFPDAANFRFLASLNLRSVVYLCPEPYPEQSARFLGRSGIKLHHFGIQGRKEPFVDIPEEMIREALKVILDVRNHPVLIHCKRGKHRTGCVVGCLRKLQKWRLSSVFDEYLHFAAAKARKTDQRFMELFDTSSLAHLLASQC
- the LOC123402314 gene encoding neurofilament medium polypeptide-like, producing the protein MAPKRAAKKPAPPPPPPPPVASSDEESDSRSRSEESDDEDAIAESPPPAPTPTPKNTPAPPQEGEEEEEEESDEEEEEEEEESDEEPAHAAPAPKKNPPPPPQQRKGSDTSDEEEEDEEEPTKAAPRSAPKKQPPPPPQQKQESDASEEEEEEGESEEEAPPPKPMLALKQAPEEEEEDESEEEAPPPKPVLALKQAPEGLKPPAAAETKKPAAFSRIWSTDDEVRILEALAAHQKQHGTLPQPDALVDALAGKLDNRAYGSKELQSKVATLKRRYLALSKKGEVPSKEHDRRVLDLSKIVWGGGDMFTAAAASAKAAANDHTRKGFEEMCTLYPYLADQVKELDAASPGIFKRQFGMMDDDKARSMDEKIKKQRVAQMKVELRRHDLAREVTKAIIDLVD